The region ATGGGGATCTCCCGCAGCTCCAGCGCACTTCCCCCATGTTCCATGACCATTGCCCGCATGGCTACTCCCTCAGCAACTGGTGGGCCAGTTCGCCCAGTTTTCTTACGCCCAGTTCGATCCCGTCGTCCCAGGTGGCGGTGGAGAGGCGGATGAAGTTGCGGTACTTGTTCTCCGTCAGGGTAAAGAGCGAGCCGGGGGCGATGCCGATCCCCTGCTCCAGGGCCCGGTGATACAGGGCGATGGAGTCGATCCGCTCCGGCATCTCCACCCAGAGGATGAAGCTCCCCGCCGGGTGGGTCATGCGGGTCCCCTCGGGGAAGAAGCGGACCACGGCGTCCCGCATGAGGGACATGTTGCGGCTGTAGAGGCGGCGTACCGTGCGCAGATGATGGTCGTAGCCGCCGGTGGCCAGGAATTCGGCCACGGCGAGCTGGGTGGGGGAGGAGCAGGCCAGGTTCATCATCATCTTGAGCCGCTCCATGCGTTCCTGGTAGCGCCCGGCGATGGCCCACCCCACCCGGTAGCCGGGGGAGAGGGTCTTGGAGAAGGAGGAACAGTAGATGACCAGCCCCTTGCGGTCGAAGGACTTGGCCGCCACCGGGCGTTCGTTGCCGAATACCAGGTCGCCGTAGATGTCGTCCTCGATCAGGGGGATCTCGTGGCTGGCCAGCAGTTCCACCAGTTCGCGCTTGCGCTCCACCGGCATGAGGCTCCCCAGGGGGTTGCCGAAGTTGGGGATCACCAGGCAGGCGCTCACCCGGTTGTGCTCGATGGCGTAGCGCAGCGCTTCGATGCTGATCCCCTCCCGCGGGGTGGCGGGGATTTCCAGGGCCTTCAGCCCCAGTTCCGCGATCATCTGGAGGAAATTGAAATAGAAGGGAGATTCCACCGCAATGGTGTCGCCGCTGCGGCAGGTGGCCCGCAGCGCCAGAATGACCGCTTCGACGCAGCCGGCGGTGACCAGAACCCCGTCGGGGGTGACGCTGATCCCGGTCTCCAGTGAGCGCCGGGCGATCTGCACCCTGAGCCGCTCCCAGCCGGGGGGCATGAGGTAGGATACGCTCAGGTCGCCGTAGCGGCGCGTCTCGCCGGCCAGCATCCGGTTCAGTTTGTCCACCGGCAGGTGACGCGGGTTGGGGATGGCGCCCCCCAGGGGGAGGAGGTCCCGATTCATCATGTTGCGGATCACCTGGTGGCAGAGCTCGCTGATGGTGACCGTGGCCGGCCTGATGCGCGCCGATGGTGAGTGGGGGGCGAGGCGATCTCCGGGGCGCGGGCGCGCACGTAGTAGCCGGACTGGGGGCGGGCCTCGATCAGGCGCTGGTCTTCCAGCAGCGCATAGGCCTGCATGGCCGTATTGATGCTCACGTCGAAGCGTCGGCTGAGCTGCCGGATTGACGGCACCCGGTCGCCGGCCCGGAAGGTGCCTTGGCCGATGAGGGTAGCCATCTCGCCGGCAACCCGCTCGTAGAGGGGCGCCATGCTGTCGGGAACCGTGGTCGCGTCTATCATGGTGTCGGGATACCTTACTGTATTGGTAAGAGAATAGGTACAGTTGGGCCGCTTTTGTTTGGATACAGATACTGTACCATACAACTGTTATGGTTACAAAACAGATTTTCTGTATCTGTTTTTTTTGCGCGGTTAGGCGTAGGGTCATAGCATCAGAAGAGGAGGCATGGTCATGGAGTGTTATCTGGCAGAAGGCGAATTGGTACGTCTCAACGGCGGGCCATCGGGGTTGCGGGTGCGTTGCTCGTCTGGGACGGTGTGGCTGACCCGGGGCGATGCCGCGGATTACATCATCGCCGTGGGTGATTATTTCGACGTGGCGGCGGGGCAGGTGGCGCTGGTGGAGGCCCTGAAGCCGGCCGAGATCCGTCTGGGCGAACTGCCCATGGCGGGGGGGTACCCCACAAAGCCGCCATCGGTTTGGCGGCCTGCTGATCACGACGGTCCTGACGTCAGCGAAATGACGGCAATGCCGTCCGGTGTAGTGAATTTTAGACGCTGTGACATGGCGTGGATGAGGCAGAGGAGCGCCCCGGTTGGGGCGCTTTTTTTGGTTTTTTCAAAATAGAATTTGTGGTGTAGGGCCAAATATGCAGCGATGCCGATATGATGCTCCTCTAAAGTCTGAAATATGTGATCGTTGTGTGTCATTTTCTTGTGTATACAGTTGCCAGGTCGCAGGGGATTGATGCTATTATGCCGGGTCGCGGCTACGTGGAATGACGTGTCTGTAGTGCCGCACGAGCTACGAGAGAGATATGGGGAGTAACCGTATGAAGTTGAGTCACAAGTTTTTCATCGCCAACGTTATTGTCGTCCTTTTGGCCGTCGCCGCCACGTCGTCG is a window of Geobacter sp. FeAm09 DNA encoding:
- a CDS encoding DUF2917 domain-containing protein, producing the protein MECYLAEGELVRLNGGPSGLRVRCSSGTVWLTRGDAADYIIAVGDYFDVAAGQVALVEALKPAEIRLGELPMAGGYPTKPPSVWRPADHDGPDVSEMTAMPSGVVNFRRCDMAWMRQRSAPVGALFLVFSK
- a CDS encoding PLP-dependent aminotransferase family protein, coding for MMNRDLLPLGGAIPNPRHLPVDKLNRMLAGETRRYGDLSVSYLMPPGWERLRVQIARRSLETGISVTPDGVLVTAGCVEAVILALRATCRSGDTIAVESPFYFNFLQMIAELGLKALEIPATPREGISIEALRYAIEHNRVSACLVIPNFGNPLGSLMPVERKRELVELLASHEIPLIEDDIYGDLVFGNERPVAAKSFDRKGLVIYCSSFSKTLSPGYRVGWAIAGRYQERMERLKMMMNLACSSPTQLAVAEFLATGGYDHHLRTVRRLYSRNMSLMRDAVVRFFPEGTRMTHPAGSFILWVEMPERIDSIALYHRALEQGIGIAPGSLFTLTENKYRNFIRLSTATWDDGIELGVRKLGELAHQLLRE
- a CDS encoding GntR family transcriptional regulator, translating into MIDATTVPDSMAPLYERVAGEMATLIGQGTFRAGDRVPSIRQLSRRFDVSINTAMQAYALLEDQRLIEARPQSGYYVRARAPEIASPPTHHRRASGRPRSPSASSATR